GGCAAAGGCGAAGTGATTCGTGTGGAGGTTTCCGAATACAAAGGAACCAAATATCTGAATCTCAGAGTTTGGTACACGGACAAAGACGGAGAAAAAAAACCGACTCAGAAAGGAATCGCAATTCCTCCGGAACTCTACGACGAAATCAGAGAAGCGGTCATCCAAGCCGAAAGCGAAGTAAAAAGCTAAAATTCATTTTTATGCCTGCTATAAATTTTTTCATACAATTCAACTAATCGTGGAACAATGGGCACTTTAACTTTCCAATAACGAATAAAAAATTCAGGCGCCTTACCGAGGTTAAATAACCAACACCAAAAAGAAACCCACTTATTCACGATAAAAAATGCAATCATTTGAAATCGGTGCCTCGTGCTATTACGACGAAAATTAGGATATTTGAAAATGTCCGAAGAACAATATTCATGGATAGATAGACAACTTACTCATCTCTATACAATAAAGTGTCCGAAATTCTGCGTTTAAGATTTACTCTCAAATTAACTGTATTCTATTTTATAGGGATCAGTAAAAAGATAGAAAAATTCAAAATATTAACGTTATGTACGAATCTTTAAACGACAAGATTCTCTCCGATTTTTTGAAAAGTATGAAGGATATGCTTTTAAAAGAAAAAGAAGAAATTCCCAGTTTTACGAGAATCTATCACAAACACAAACTCGTCTGCGAGACGTTCAACGAAGTTGAGAAGAACAAAGATTCTTCCTTTCATAGCGAAATACTTTGTATCCGAGACGCGAAAAAAAAACTGAAAACTCGTTATCTCACGGATTGTATTCTCATCACTTCATTAGAGCCTTGTTTAATGTGCGCGGGAACGATTCTTCTTTCGAGAATTCCGAAGGTCGTTTATCTTCTACCCGCAAAACAAGGAGAAGGAATTTCTTCCCTCAGCATTGAAACCATTTATTCTCGAAATTTTTTCCCCGAGCTTGTTTGTGTTCCCGCTGAGATTTCCAAAAACGCGTTCAAATCGTTTTTCAAAATCAGAAGAAAGAAATTCAATTGACACACAACCTTTAACGGAATTTCTGAAAGCTACAGGAGAAGTGTCAGAGTGGTCTATTGTGCATGCTTGGAAAGCATGTGTGCCAAAAGCACCCCGGGTTCGAATCCCGGCTTCTCCGACTCCGTATTATGGCAGGAACTCACGAAGTCCTTTCTCGGAAATATCGCCCGCAAATATTTCGGGACGTAATTCATCAAGACCTTGCCATAGGCGCTCTTCAAAACGCACTTAAATCCGGAAAAATCGGTCACGCATATATTTTCTTCGGTCCTAGAGGAGTCGGTAAAACGACGATCGCGAGAATTCTTGCGAAACGATTGAACTGCCAAAATCCGATCGATAACGAACCTTGTAACAAATGTAATTCTTGTACTGAAATCACTCAGGGGATTTCGAGCGACGTTCTTGAAATCGACGCCGCGAGCAATCGGGGAATCGAAAATATTCGCGAACTCAGAGATAATGTTAAATTCGCTCCCATGGGCGGGAAATATAAGGTTTATATAATAGACGAAGTCCATATGTTGACGGATCAATCCTTTAACGCTCTCCTAAAAACTTTGGAAGAACCTCCGGCTCATATCGTTTTTATTTTGGCCACAACCGAGTTTCATAAAATTCCAGAGACCATTCTTTCCAGATGTCAGGATTTTATTTTTAAAAAAGTACCCTTGTCCGTTCTACAAGATTATTCCGAAAGACTTTGTAAGATCGAAAATGTTCAATACGATCAGGAAGGACTTTTCTGGGTTGCGAAAAAAGGAGACGGTTCCGTAAGAGACATGCTTTCTTTTATGGAGCAAGCGATCGTATTTACGGATTCAAAGCTGTTAGGAACCGGAATTCGAAAGATGATCGGTTACCACGGAATTGAATTCTTAACTTCGTTTATCAAAAGTCTTATCGATCCAGACAGCCATTCAAAAAGTTTGGAAATCCTCGAATCCCTCTATCAAGAAGGTCAGGATATTTACAAATTTTTATGGGATTCCATAGAATTTACCCACACTCTCAACTTGATCCGCGATTCCCTCGCCGATCCCGAATCTGTTAACTTCCCCAAAGAAGATCTGGCGAAAATGAAATCCGATTTTGAAAATGTGGATTCTTCAAAATTAAATTTTCTTTCCGGAAAACTTTTCGAAATTTACGAAAGAATCAAAACGATTCGCTTGAGAAATTCTTTTGAGATTAAGGTATTTGCGGAAATTCAAATTAAAAAACTCGTGGAAGAACTTACCTATCCGAGTTTGGCCGGTTTGGTCGACCGAATCAATCATCTGATTCTTATGATGCAAGGTTCCAAAAACACTACTCTCGATACGGAACACAATAAATTACCCTCTGCATTTAAAAATACGGCACAAGCGGAACCTTCTAAAAAAAAAGATAATGCGTTTTCCGATGTTTCTTTAGAATCCCACTTCGAGTCTAATCAGCAGGGCTCTTCTTTGAAAAACGATTCCTTGGAAACAAAGTCGGCCATAACTTCCGAACCAAATTCGCAAAAGTTCGATACGAGCACCGAGATAAAGAAAAAATTCCTTGGAACCGAAGTAGATCAAAGTAAAATCCCTAAATTGGATTCTTAACGTTATGCTTGATAAAATAAAAAACTTGTCCGAACTTCTCTCCAACATGGGAACCCTCCGAGAAAAAATGGAAGATGTAAAAAAGCGCATCGCCTCAATACGAGTGATAGGAGACGCGGGCGCGGGAATGGTAACCGTTACGGCTACGGGGGAAGGACAAATTATAAACGTGTTCATTAATAAACAACTCTTCGACTCGGATGATAATAAAATGCTCGAAGATCTTATTATGGCCGCGACAAATGACGCCCTCAAAAAAGCGAAAGAAGCAACCGCTTATGAGTTTCAATCCGCATCCGGCGGTTTGGACTTTTCCGAAATTTCCAAAATGTTCGGCGGAAATTTTGGCTAATCATCTTCTTGAAGAAATGGTGGATGCTCTTTCTTCGCTTCCGGGAATCGGAAGAAAAAGCGCTTTTAGAATCAGCTTTCATCTTCTAAGACTTGAACAAGGTCTTTTCAATCATTTCATTCATCAACTCACGGACACGAAAAACAAAATTAAATTTTGCAAACGATGCGGTTCTTATGCGGAAACGGAAATTTGCGACATCTGCACTTCGGAAAAAAGAGATACTCACACATTTTGCGTCGTGGAACAACCGGAGGATATTTTTTTTATCGAAAACACAAGAGAGTTTCACGGCAAATATCACGTGTTAAACGGAGTAATTTCTCCTTTGGAGGGAATCGGGCCGAGAGATCTTAGAATCAAAGAACTTTTGGAAAGAATCGAGCCGGAACAAGTAAAAGAAGTCTTAGTTGCCACGAACCCAACTCTTGAAGGAGACGCAACTGCGGATTATTTAGCAAATCAGTTAAAGCCTCTTTCCGTCAGCGTAACCCGAATCGCCTACGGGATTACGGTTGGAGGTTCGATTGAACTTGCTGACCAATATACTTTGGGAAGAGCCATTCGTTCCCGCCTTCAGCTTTAACTTTAAAATCTGTGTTCCGCAGTTACAAAAAATTCCCTAAGAATTTTTCCGTAAGTCGTATCCAAATAAGCCTTTAATCCGTCCCCTGCTATAAAATAACCGGATCTCATCAAAATTTGCATATCTCGAAATGCATTCCATCTTAAGTTGATATTAACTTCGTGCCCAAAAAAAGCGCTTGTTTTGTATCCGCTATCAAAATTGAAGTAACGATTATTTTCGATATAAGGCGACTTTGTCCCATACAACCGATAATATCCCAATGTCAGAAGCAAGGGACCGTAAATGACAAAATCACCGTTAACTCCGTATTCGTACAAACCGCTCGAATCTTTTCCGGAAAAAAGTGCGTAACCTCCCGTAAAGTCGTGCCCAATATTCGATATGGAGTAACCGGGCATCAAAGTTTTATAACCCCCGCCTCGAAGATTTGCCTTTGTCCCGTCCTTATCAAATCCGGGACGTCCCGTAGTACCAACTCCTATTAAGTTGAATGTAAAATTTTCGCTATAACGATAGGAAAACTGAAGATCCGCCATTCCTCCAGATATATTGTGCCTACTAAACTGATTGTACAAAACATTTCCGGCATTGTCCCGATACGGTTCCAAAACATGAACGGTTCCGTGATTATAAATCCCATGAACTACGAATCCGAAGTTCGATAGATTGATTTCGTTCATAAAACCGTGCCAAAACAACTGACCGAATTCGCTATCCAAAGCGATCACAGTTCCTTTCGCGTTAGTCGTCTTATCTATGGATTTAATCGTATCATCTGAGAAATAAGAATAGAGTTCGTGTTTTACGTTGTTGAAGAAACTCGTCTTAACCTTGTAAAAATAAATATTCGTTCCGACATAATTTTTATCGGCGTAAGAATTTTTATCTAAGTCAAGTTGAGCGTTTTGTCGCGCCACAAACCAACCCGATTCAATTGTAGTGTTCCATAGTCGAAAGTCTTTGTTAATCGTAATTCCGGTGCCCGAAGCAAAGATCACTCTCCCTCTTGGGGAAAAAAAGAGTTGTTGACCGACTCTCAAACTGAAAGCGTCCTCCGGAAGTTTAAAATTCAAATATAAAAACGTAGTCTGTATGTTTACCGGAGAAGTAGAATTCGCTTCTCCGCCTTGTCCCGGACCGGTTGTAGAATTTTGACCGAAACCTTTTCCACCGAAAGTGATATCACCAACTTGAACGCCCCAAAGCGCTTCGAAATATTTCGAAGTATTAAAGTTCATGTTAATTGTCATTCTAGTATCAAAGTATGAAATGTCTTCCTTTTGGGGAGATAAGGTGCTGGGATTACCTTTCAATCTTTCCGTAATTTCAGTTTCGGCTATATTCTGATTTCGTTGTTGCTGTTCGGTTTTAAAAGCTTCCTTATCGTAAGGAGTTGCGGAAGTTTGACGAGACGTGTATATATCTCTTGCAAGATTAAACCCACGCACTC
The nucleotide sequence above comes from Leptospira weilii. Encoded proteins:
- a CDS encoding transcriptional coactivator p15/PC4 family protein, whose translation is MGVIRDIDKGKGEVIRVEVSEYKGTKYLNLRVWYTDKDGEKKPTQKGIAIPPELYDEIREAVIQAESEVKS
- a CDS encoding nucleoside deaminase, encoding MYESLNDKILSDFLKSMKDMLLKEKEEIPSFTRIYHKHKLVCETFNEVEKNKDSSFHSEILCIRDAKKKLKTRYLTDCILITSLEPCLMCAGTILLSRIPKVVYLLPAKQGEGISSLSIETIYSRNFFPELVCVPAEISKNAFKSFFKIRRKKFN
- the dnaX gene encoding DNA polymerase III subunit gamma/tau codes for the protein MAGTHEVLSRKYRPQIFRDVIHQDLAIGALQNALKSGKIGHAYIFFGPRGVGKTTIARILAKRLNCQNPIDNEPCNKCNSCTEITQGISSDVLEIDAASNRGIENIRELRDNVKFAPMGGKYKVYIIDEVHMLTDQSFNALLKTLEEPPAHIVFILATTEFHKIPETILSRCQDFIFKKVPLSVLQDYSERLCKIENVQYDQEGLFWVAKKGDGSVRDMLSFMEQAIVFTDSKLLGTGIRKMIGYHGIEFLTSFIKSLIDPDSHSKSLEILESLYQEGQDIYKFLWDSIEFTHTLNLIRDSLADPESVNFPKEDLAKMKSDFENVDSSKLNFLSGKLFEIYERIKTIRLRNSFEIKVFAEIQIKKLVEELTYPSLAGLVDRINHLILMMQGSKNTTLDTEHNKLPSAFKNTAQAEPSKKKDNAFSDVSLESHFESNQQGSSLKNDSLETKSAITSEPNSQKFDTSTEIKKKFLGTEVDQSKIPKLDS
- a CDS encoding YbaB/EbfC family nucleoid-associated protein produces the protein MLDKIKNLSELLSNMGTLREKMEDVKKRIASIRVIGDAGAGMVTVTATGEGQIINVFINKQLFDSDDNKMLEDLIMAATNDALKKAKEATAYEFQSASGGLDFSEISKMFGGNFG
- the recR gene encoding recombination mediator RecR — protein: MVDALSSLPGIGRKSAFRISFHLLRLEQGLFNHFIHQLTDTKNKIKFCKRCGSYAETEICDICTSEKRDTHTFCVVEQPEDIFFIENTREFHGKYHVLNGVISPLEGIGPRDLRIKELLERIEPEQVKEVLVATNPTLEGDATADYLANQLKPLSVSVTRIAYGITVGGSIELADQYTLGRAIRSRLQL